The following proteins are co-located in the Noviherbaspirillum sp. UKPF54 genome:
- a CDS encoding HAD family hydrolase, with protein MRALIFDVDGTLADTEDAHRRAFNAAFEEAGLDWHWDEDMYTRLLQVAGGKERIAHYWRMRHPGAELNGRIRATLDAVHAIKTKHYEARVGGGKLPLRPGMERLIDEAYAAGMPLAIASTTTPVNIDALLRTPLGADWRKYFVAVCDAGVVPNKKPAPDVYFAVLDALDVPAADCLAFEDSENGLRAAMAAGVPTLVTPTAYTAMQSFDGALLVLPHLGDPDQPMAQRLPGTDQRWADLPALRRWHEGVLFEVS; from the coding sequence TTGCGAGCCCTGATATTCGATGTCGACGGCACGCTTGCCGATACCGAGGACGCGCACCGCCGCGCCTTCAACGCCGCGTTCGAGGAAGCCGGCCTGGACTGGCACTGGGACGAGGACATGTACACCCGTCTGCTGCAGGTGGCAGGCGGCAAGGAGCGCATCGCGCACTACTGGCGCATGCGCCATCCGGGCGCGGAATTGAATGGCAGGATCAGGGCGACGCTGGACGCGGTGCACGCGATCAAGACGAAGCACTACGAAGCGCGCGTGGGCGGCGGCAAGCTGCCGCTGCGTCCCGGCATGGAAAGACTGATCGACGAAGCGTATGCCGCCGGCATGCCGCTGGCGATCGCCAGCACCACCACGCCGGTCAACATCGACGCCCTGCTGCGCACGCCGCTCGGGGCCGACTGGCGCAAGTACTTTGTTGCGGTCTGCGACGCCGGCGTGGTGCCGAACAAGAAGCCGGCGCCGGACGTCTATTTCGCGGTGCTCGATGCGCTCGACGTGCCCGCCGCCGACTGCCTCGCGTTCGAGGATTCCGAGAACGGCTTGCGGGCCGCCATGGCCGCCGGTGTGCCGACCCTGGTCACGCCCACCGCCTATACCGCGATGCAGTCGTTCGACGGCGCGCTGCTGGTGCTGCCGCACCTGGGCGACCCCGACCAGCCGATGGCGCAGCGACTGCCCGGCACCGACCAGCGCTGGGCCGACCTGCCGGCATTGCGGCGCTGGCACGAGGGCGTGCTGTTCGAGGTGAGCTGA
- the cbbX gene encoding CbbX protein, with product MQPTSDNPVADRLASSGVTELLAQLDRELIGLAPVKARIRDIAALLLVDKLRAERGYAAGAPSLHMCFTGNPGTGKTTVAMRMAEILHRLGYVRKGQLIAVTRDDLVGQYIGHTAPKTKEVLKKAMGGVLFIDEAYYLYRPENERDYGQEAIEILLQVMENNREDLVVILAGYKDRMDRFFESNPGMSSRIAHHIDFPDYRRDELAQIAGLMLAEMQYRFDDAAAGVFSDYLERRMRLPHFANARSVRNALDRARLRHASRLLAERGAVDDDALITITAADLLASRVFHPSTDQSLTQEAACCEP from the coding sequence ATGCAGCCGACATCCGATAACCCCGTCGCCGACCGCCTCGCCAGCTCCGGCGTCACCGAGCTGCTGGCGCAGCTCGACCGCGAGCTGATCGGGCTGGCGCCGGTCAAGGCGCGCATCCGCGACATCGCCGCGCTGCTGCTGGTGGACAAGCTGCGCGCCGAGCGCGGCTATGCGGCCGGCGCGCCCAGCCTGCACATGTGCTTCACGGGCAATCCCGGCACCGGCAAGACGACGGTGGCCATGCGCATGGCGGAAATCCTGCATCGCCTCGGTTATGTGCGCAAGGGGCAGTTGATCGCGGTCACGCGCGACGACCTGGTCGGCCAGTACATCGGCCACACCGCGCCCAAGACCAAGGAGGTGCTGAAGAAGGCGATGGGCGGCGTGCTGTTCATCGACGAGGCCTATTACCTGTACCGGCCAGAGAACGAGCGCGACTACGGCCAGGAAGCGATCGAGATCCTGCTGCAGGTGATGGAAAACAACCGCGAAGACCTGGTCGTGATCCTGGCCGGCTACAAGGACCGCATGGACCGCTTCTTCGAATCCAACCCCGGCATGTCCTCGCGCATTGCGCACCACATCGATTTTCCCGACTACCGGCGCGACGAACTGGCGCAGATCGCCGGACTGATGCTGGCCGAGATGCAGTATCGCTTCGACGACGCTGCCGCGGGCGTGTTTTCCGATTACCTGGAACGGCGCATGCGGCTGCCGCACTTCGCCAACGCGCGCAGCGTGCGCAATGCGCTCGACCGCGCGCGATTGCGCCATGCGTCGCGCCTGCTGGCCGAACGGGGCGCGGTCGATGACGATGCGCTGATCACGATCACCGCCGCCGACCTGCTCGCCAGCCGGGTGTTTCATCCTTCAACCGACCAATCCCTGACGCAGGAGGCTGCATGTTGCGAGCCCTGA
- a CDS encoding ribulose bisphosphate carboxylase small subunit, translating to MRITQGTFSFLPDLTDEQIAKQLQYCLDKGWAVGIEYSDDPHPRNTYWDMFGNPMFDLRDAAGIMMEIRNCRQTFPNHYIRVTAFDATHTVESVVLSFIVQRPRDEPGFRLARQEAAGRTLRYGMESYAVNRAPEGARY from the coding sequence ATGCGCATTACACAAGGCACCTTTTCCTTTTTGCCCGACCTGACCGACGAACAGATCGCCAAGCAGCTTCAATATTGCCTGGACAAGGGCTGGGCGGTCGGCATCGAATACAGCGACGACCCGCATCCGCGCAACACGTACTGGGACATGTTCGGCAACCCGATGTTCGACTTGCGCGACGCCGCCGGGATCATGATGGAGATCAGGAACTGCCGCCAGACTTTCCCCAACCATTACATCCGCGTCACCGCATTCGATGCCACGCATACGGTGGAGTCGGTGGTGCTGTCGTTCATCGTGCAGCGGCCGCGGGACGAGCCGGGGTTCAGGCTGGCGCGGCAGGAGGCGGCGGGGCGCACGCTGCGCTACGGCATGGAAAGCTATGCCGTGAACCGGGCGCCGGAAGGAGCGCGTTACTGA
- a CDS encoding form I ribulose bisphosphate carboxylase large subunit produces the protein MGRNDIHELAQVTDARKRYAAGVLKYAQMGYWDGDYAPKDTDILAVFRITPQDGVEPIEAAAAVAGESSTATWTVVWTDRLTACDMYRAKAYRVEPVPNNPGQYFAYIAYDLSLFEEGSITNVAASIIGNVFGFKPLKALRLEDMRFPVAYVKTFAGPPTGIIVERERLDKFGRPLLGATTKPKLGLSGRNYGRVVYEGLKGGLDFMKDDENINSQPFMHWRDRFLFVMDAVNKASAATGEVKGSYLNVTAGTMEEMYRRAEFAKELGSVIVMIDLVVGYTAIQSMSHWCRQNDMILHLHRAGHSTYTRQKTHGVSFRVIAKWMRLAGVDHIHAGTAVGKLEGDPLTVQGYYNVCRDARTTVDLTRGIYFDQDWAALRKVMPVASGGIHAGQMHQLLDLFGDDVVLQFGGGTIGHPQGIQAGATANRVALEAMVLARNEGRDIKAEGPQILRDAAKWCSPLQAALDTWGEVTFNYTSTDTSDFVPTPSVA, from the coding sequence ATGGGGCGCAACGACATTCATGAGCTGGCACAGGTCACCGATGCCAGGAAACGCTACGCGGCGGGCGTGCTGAAGTATGCCCAGATGGGCTACTGGGACGGCGACTACGCGCCCAAGGATACCGACATCCTGGCGGTGTTCCGCATCACGCCGCAGGATGGCGTGGAGCCGATCGAGGCCGCCGCCGCCGTGGCCGGCGAATCCTCCACCGCAACGTGGACCGTGGTATGGACCGACCGCCTGACCGCATGCGACATGTACCGCGCCAAGGCCTACCGGGTCGAGCCGGTGCCGAACAATCCCGGCCAGTATTTCGCCTACATCGCCTACGACCTGTCGCTGTTCGAGGAAGGCTCGATCACGAACGTGGCCGCCTCCATCATCGGCAACGTATTCGGCTTCAAGCCGCTGAAGGCGCTGCGCCTCGAAGACATGCGGTTTCCGGTCGCTTATGTCAAAACCTTCGCTGGCCCGCCTACCGGCATCATCGTCGAGCGCGAGCGGCTCGACAAGTTCGGCCGTCCCTTGCTCGGCGCGACCACCAAGCCCAAGCTCGGACTGTCCGGCCGCAACTACGGGCGCGTGGTGTACGAGGGCCTGAAGGGCGGGCTGGACTTCATGAAGGATGACGAGAACATCAATTCGCAGCCGTTCATGCACTGGCGCGACCGCTTCCTGTTCGTGATGGACGCGGTCAACAAGGCCTCGGCCGCAACAGGCGAGGTCAAGGGCAGCTACCTGAACGTCACCGCCGGCACCATGGAAGAGATGTACCGGCGCGCCGAGTTCGCCAAGGAGCTCGGCTCCGTCATCGTCATGATCGACCTGGTGGTCGGCTACACCGCGATCCAGTCGATGTCGCACTGGTGCCGCCAGAACGACATGATCCTGCACCTGCATCGCGCCGGGCACAGCACCTACACCCGCCAGAAGACGCACGGCGTGTCGTTTCGCGTGATCGCGAAATGGATGCGGCTGGCCGGCGTCGACCATATCCACGCCGGCACCGCAGTCGGCAAGCTGGAAGGCGACCCGCTGACGGTGCAGGGCTATTACAACGTCTGCCGCGATGCGCGGACTACGGTGGACCTGACGCGCGGCATCTACTTCGACCAGGACTGGGCGGCGCTGCGCAAGGTGATGCCGGTGGCGTCCGGCGGCATCCATGCCGGCCAGATGCACCAGTTGCTCGACCTGTTCGGCGACGACGTGGTGCTGCAGTTCGGCGGCGGCACCATCGGCCATCCGCAGGGCATCCAGGCCGGCGCCACCGCCAACCGCGTCGCGCTGGAAGCGATGGTGCTGGCGCGTAACGAAGGGCGCGACATCAAGGCCGAGGGGCCGCAGATCCTGCGCGACGCCGCCAAGTGGTGCAGTCCGCTGCAGGCCGCGCTCGATACCTGGGGCGAGGTCACGTTCAACTACACCTCGACCGACACCTCGGACTTCGTGCCCACGCCATCCGTCGCCTGA
- a CDS encoding LysR family transcriptional regulator, which produces MLAREQSVSRAAEKLHVTQPAVSMQLRLLEEAVGVALFEQAGRRIRLTDAGEEFRRYAGAAMAQFRELDDAMAQRVGMKKGRIELAIVSTAKYFVPMLLVNFRKRFPGIEVALHIHNRDIISGMLARNEVDLVIMGRAPANIECSATPFATNPLGVVSAPEHPLSRRRRAPLAILADQEFVVREKGSGTRHSMENLFEEHGIAPPVVMEMPSNETIKQAVMAGMGLGFLSLRTVRHELAAGHLTLLDIEGLPLLRHWHVTHLQSKRLSPAAQAFKAFLIEEAGPLVNLWA; this is translated from the coding sequence ATGCTCGCGCGCGAGCAGTCGGTGTCGCGCGCCGCCGAAAAGCTGCATGTGACGCAGCCGGCGGTATCGATGCAGCTGCGGCTGCTGGAAGAGGCGGTCGGCGTGGCGCTGTTCGAACAGGCCGGCCGGCGCATCCGCCTGACCGACGCCGGCGAGGAGTTCCGCCGCTATGCGGGCGCGGCGATGGCGCAGTTCAGGGAGCTGGACGATGCGATGGCGCAGCGGGTCGGGATGAAGAAGGGCCGCATCGAACTGGCGATCGTGAGCACCGCGAAATACTTCGTGCCGATGCTGCTGGTGAACTTCCGCAAGCGCTTCCCCGGCATCGAGGTCGCGCTGCACATTCACAACCGCGACATCATCAGCGGCATGCTCGCGCGTAACGAGGTCGACCTCGTCATCATGGGGCGCGCGCCGGCCAATATCGAATGCAGCGCGACGCCCTTCGCCACCAATCCGCTCGGCGTGGTGAGCGCGCCGGAGCATCCGCTGTCGCGCCGCCGGCGCGCGCCGCTCGCCATCCTGGCGGACCAGGAATTCGTGGTGCGCGAAAAGGGATCGGGCACGCGCCACAGCATGGAAAACCTGTTCGAGGAGCACGGCATCGCGCCGCCGGTCGTGATGGAAATGCCGAGCAACGAAACCATCAAGCAGGCGGTCATGGCCGGCATGGGGCTCGGTTTCCTGTCGCTGCGCACGGTGCGCCACGAGCTCGCGGCCGGCCACCTGACGCTGCTCGATATCGAGGGCTTGCCGCTGCTGCGCCACTGGCATGTGACGCACCTGCAGTCGAAGCGGCTGTCGCCGGCGGCGCAGGCGTTCAAGGCATTCCTGATCGAGGAAGCGGGTCCGCTGGTGAACTTGTGGGCGTGA
- a CDS encoding response regulator yields the protein MDEISALTVMFIEPSTNVRTSLHNIFTQCGITHIEHVMRASTAIGILQKRPYDIILCEYDLCEGQDGQQLLEDLRRHRLLPLTTLFMMVTAERGQGKVISTLELAPNEYLLKPFTAQSLLERVGRALEKRALFMPVYRAMEHGDLLQAIARCEQGELTSRRHALDFRFMRAGLYLQQGRPAQAEALYEELSRTKAAEWGLLGLAKSLHMQRRHGEAEAILTALLQENGKLWEAYDCLARVHEAAGRLAQAKQVLADAVALAPHTVRRLRKLGRLALEIGDVDTALSAFQEVAGKIRHSRFRDPEDYVHLVQALLGKGRVHEAGAVVHELGKSLSDFRKTEACGAISSALIHEHNSETERALERLAEAVAACQDNAGLSNEVKMVLAQSCLNNGMEDDASMLMLDVMNNAADDLSMARAVGALERAGRQDLSQSLAQQSRQQAAELAASCEAKIAQGDYQGAAELMTRAAQKMADNPGVALNAAAAVLACIDHAGWDDELGAQAHRHIENARRLDPGLPGLGELSDRYRATLKKFSIPFEHMSAKSHIRAWGGFSQ from the coding sequence ATGGACGAAATTAGCGCGCTGACGGTCATGTTCATCGAGCCCAGCACCAATGTGCGGACCAGTCTGCACAACATCTTCACGCAATGCGGGATCACGCACATCGAGCACGTGATGCGGGCTTCCACCGCCATCGGCATACTGCAGAAAAGGCCGTATGACATCATCCTGTGCGAATACGACCTGTGCGAAGGGCAGGACGGCCAGCAGTTGCTGGAAGACTTGCGCCGGCACCGCCTGCTGCCGCTGACCACCCTGTTCATGATGGTGACCGCCGAGCGCGGGCAGGGCAAGGTGATCAGCACCCTGGAACTGGCGCCGAACGAGTATCTGCTGAAGCCGTTTACCGCCCAGTCGCTGCTCGAGCGCGTGGGGCGCGCGCTGGAAAAGCGCGCGTTGTTCATGCCGGTCTACCGCGCCATGGAACATGGCGACCTGCTGCAGGCGATCGCCCGCTGCGAGCAGGGTGAACTCACGTCGCGGCGCCATGCGCTCGACTTTCGCTTCATGCGCGCCGGCCTGTACCTGCAGCAGGGCCGGCCGGCGCAGGCCGAAGCACTGTATGAAGAACTGTCCCGGACCAAGGCCGCCGAGTGGGGGCTGCTCGGCCTGGCCAAATCCTTGCACATGCAGCGGCGCCACGGCGAAGCCGAGGCGATCCTGACCGCGCTGCTGCAGGAAAACGGCAAGCTGTGGGAAGCCTATGACTGCCTGGCCCGGGTGCACGAGGCCGCCGGCCGCCTGGCGCAGGCCAAGCAGGTGCTGGCGGACGCTGTGGCGCTGGCGCCGCACACCGTGCGCCGGTTGCGCAAGCTCGGCCGGCTGGCGCTGGAAATCGGCGACGTCGACACGGCGCTGTCGGCATTCCAGGAGGTGGCGGGCAAGATACGCCATTCCCGCTTCCGCGATCCGGAAGACTATGTGCATCTGGTGCAGGCCCTGCTCGGAAAAGGGCGCGTGCATGAAGCCGGCGCGGTGGTGCACGAACTCGGCAAGTCCTTGAGCGACTTCAGGAAGACCGAGGCCTGCGGCGCCATCTCGTCGGCACTGATCCATGAGCACAACAGCGAAACCGAGCGCGCGCTGGAGCGCCTGGCGGAAGCGGTCGCGGCCTGCCAGGACAACGCCGGCTTGTCGAACGAGGTGAAGATGGTGCTGGCGCAAAGCTGCCTGAACAACGGCATGGAGGACGACGCATCCATGCTCATGCTGGACGTGATGAACAATGCCGCCGACGACCTTTCCATGGCGCGCGCCGTCGGCGCGCTCGAACGCGCCGGCCGCCAGGACCTGAGCCAAAGCCTGGCGCAGCAAAGCCGCCAGCAGGCGGCCGAACTCGCCGCGTCGTGCGAGGCGAAGATCGCGCAAGGCGATTACCAGGGCGCGGCGGAGCTCATGACGCGCGCCGCGCAAAAGATGGCGGACAATCCGGGCGTGGCGCTCAATGCCGCCGCCGCCGTGCTTGCCTGCATCGACCATGCCGGCTGGGACGACGAGCTGGGCGCGCAGGCGCACCGGCATATCGAAAACGCGCGCCGCCTGGACCCGGGTCTTCCAGGCCTGGGCGAACTGTCGGACCGCTATCGGGCGACGCTGAAGAAATTCAGCATCCCGTTCGAACACATGAGTGCGAAATCGCACATCCGCGCGTGGGGCGGCTTTTCGCAGTGA
- a CDS encoding response regulator: protein MTNANLTTAQLNGILSIADDAIICVDGKQRIILFNQGAERVFGWSEQEAIGQHLNVLLPPRYHADHGKHIDSFDRSGQYARKMAERRSIFAIRKDGSEFPAEASISRLAVDGGVIHTVILRDISARKAYERELHEAKEKAEAAMQAKSMFLANMSHEIRTPLNAVIGMTSLLLNTHIDEEQRDYAETIRASSEVLLTIINDILDYSKIEVGKLDIERQPFDLRRCVEESLDLLASDASEKNINLAYFIDDSVPASLVGDVTRLRQILVNLLSNAIKFTHHGEVVVSVSASALAEPRHEIQFSVRDTGIGIPQERLSELFQVFTQVDASTTRKYGGTGLGLAISKRLAEVMGGSMWVDSTVGSGSTFHFTIQADASGSQWAHTFLQERSSALAGKRVLIVDDNSTNRRILVKQALLWGMVPSAAASAIEAMDFVRHGHAFDVAILDMSMPEMDGLGLALEIRKYRDPQALPLIMLTSVATRPRDVQMTKIQFSAYLNKPIKPTALFDALLHAMQIEPRQAQAIRTPAGKLAETLPLTILVAEDNTVNQKVVQQLLAHLGYRADVVASGVEVLDALERQNYDVVLMDVQMPEMDGLEATRRLRARFGDGPPRVIAMTANAMPGDREKCLAAGMNAYVSKPVELEDIRNVLTSVAGAAASEDGEHDVIIDRRRIDQLVELQDENNPTLLADIVRLFINDSPKHLENIGNALAANSAEDLVSAAHRFLSSIENLGAQRMRKHCMELERLGREGTLDGAGVLLAGLRREFDVARQHLVGLITA, encoded by the coding sequence ATGACCAACGCCAACCTCACCACCGCGCAACTGAATGGCATCCTCAGCATTGCTGACGATGCGATCATCTGCGTCGACGGCAAGCAGCGCATCATCCTGTTCAACCAGGGCGCGGAGCGGGTATTCGGCTGGAGCGAGCAGGAAGCGATCGGCCAGCACCTGAATGTGCTGCTGCCGCCGCGCTATCACGCGGACCACGGCAAGCATATCGACAGCTTCGACCGCTCCGGACAGTACGCGCGCAAGATGGCCGAGCGCCGCTCCATCTTCGCCATCCGCAAGGACGGCTCCGAATTTCCGGCGGAAGCATCGATTTCCAGGCTCGCCGTCGACGGCGGCGTGATCCATACCGTGATCCTGCGCGACATCTCCGCGCGCAAGGCGTACGAGCGCGAGCTGCACGAGGCCAAGGAAAAGGCGGAAGCGGCGATGCAGGCCAAGAGCATGTTCCTGGCCAACATGAGCCATGAAATCCGCACGCCGCTCAACGCCGTCATCGGCATGACCAGCCTGTTGCTCAACACGCATATCGACGAAGAGCAGCGCGATTACGCGGAAACCATCCGCGCCTCCAGCGAAGTGCTGCTGACCATCATCAACGACATTCTCGACTACTCCAAGATCGAGGTCGGCAAGCTCGACATCGAGCGCCAGCCGTTCGACCTGCGCCGCTGCGTGGAAGAGTCGCTCGACCTGCTGGCCTCGGACGCTTCCGAAAAAAACATCAACCTCGCCTACTTCATCGACGACAGCGTGCCGGCCTCGCTGGTGGGCGACGTGACCCGGCTGCGCCAGATCCTGGTCAACCTGCTGTCCAACGCCATCAAGTTCACCCATCACGGCGAAGTCGTGGTGTCGGTATCCGCCTCGGCACTGGCCGAGCCGCGCCACGAAATCCAGTTCTCGGTGCGCGACACCGGCATCGGCATTCCGCAGGAGCGGCTGTCCGAACTGTTCCAGGTGTTCACCCAGGTCGACGCGTCGACCACCCGCAAGTACGGCGGCACCGGCCTGGGGTTGGCCATTTCCAAGCGCCTGGCCGAAGTCATGGGCGGGTCCATGTGGGTCGACAGCACCGTCGGCAGCGGCTCGACCTTCCACTTCACGATCCAGGCCGATGCCTCCGGCTCGCAGTGGGCGCACACTTTCCTGCAGGAGCGCTCGTCGGCGCTGGCCGGCAAGCGCGTGCTGATCGTGGACGACAACAGCACCAACCGCCGCATCCTGGTGAAACAGGCGCTGCTGTGGGGCATGGTGCCGTCCGCCGCGGCCTCGGCGATCGAAGCGATGGATTTCGTGCGCCACGGCCACGCGTTCGACGTCGCCATCCTCGACATGAGCATGCCGGAAATGGACGGCCTCGGGCTGGCGCTGGAAATCCGCAAGTACCGCGACCCGCAGGCGCTGCCGCTGATCATGCTGACCTCGGTAGCGACCCGGCCGCGCGACGTGCAGATGACGAAGATCCAGTTTTCCGCCTACCTGAACAAGCCGATCAAGCCGACCGCGCTGTTCGACGCGCTGCTGCACGCCATGCAGATCGAGCCGCGCCAGGCGCAAGCCATCCGCACGCCCGCCGGCAAGCTGGCCGAAACCCTGCCGCTCACCATCCTGGTGGCCGAAGACAACACCGTGAACCAGAAAGTGGTGCAGCAGCTGCTGGCGCACCTGGGCTACCGCGCCGACGTGGTGGCCAGCGGCGTCGAGGTGCTCGATGCGCTGGAACGGCAGAATTACGACGTCGTATTGATGGATGTGCAGATGCCGGAGATGGACGGGCTGGAAGCCACGCGCCGCCTGCGCGCGCGTTTTGGCGACGGCCCGCCGCGGGTGATCGCGATGACCGCCAACGCGATGCCCGGCGACCGCGAGAAATGCCTGGCCGCCGGCATGAATGCCTACGTCTCCAAGCCGGTGGAGCTGGAAGACATCCGCAACGTGCTGACCTCCGTGGCCGGGGCGGCTGCCAGCGAGGACGGCGAACACGACGTCATCATCGACCGCCGCCGCATCGACCAGCTGGTGGAGCTGCAGGATGAAAACAATCCGACGCTGCTGGCGGATATCGTGCGGCTATTCATCAACGACTCGCCCAAGCACCTGGAAAACATCGGCAATGCGCTTGCCGCCAACAGCGCCGAAGACCTGGTGTCGGCGGCCCACCGTTTCCTGTCGAGCATAGAAAATCTCGGCGCGCAGCGCATGCGCAAGCACTGCATGGAGCTGGAACGGCTCGGACGCGAGGGTACGCTGGATGGCGCCGGAGTGCTCCTTGCCGGCCTGCGGCGCGAGTTCGACGTTGCGCGGCAACATCTGGTCGGCCTGATCACGGCCTGA
- a CDS encoding dihydrolipoyl dehydrogenase, protein MHELEVDVAVIGAGSAGLTAYKAARSHHDKRVVLIEGGPYGTTCARVGCMPSKLLIAAAEAAHGMSAAPAFGVFPGAVRVDGRAVMARLRAERDRFVDYVVAGVDRIDPADLLRGSARFLDAARLQVGEHTLVHARSVVIATGSSPHVPPKLGAAGELLVVNDDVFAWDDLPESVAVVGTGIIGLEIGQALQRLGVRVTLFGRGGKVAQLADPAVLAAAVGAFRQELDLRLDTELLDVRRDGGQVTIRSRGADGSERSDSFSLLLAAAGRVPNLRPLCLERTGIALDTRGLPLFDAHTMQCCDSTIFIAGDADNERPLLHEAIDQGRIAGDNAARYPDVRPGLRRTPLAIVFTDPQIASVGQGWRSLRPGSFAVGSVSFDNQGRSRVMRQNRGLLRLYAEHGSGRLLGAEMAGPRAEHLAHLLAWACQSGMTVEQMLQMPFYHPVIEEGLRSALHDAQDKLLKGEPEIEHCTDCTPGM, encoded by the coding sequence ATGCATGAGCTGGAAGTGGACGTGGCCGTCATCGGCGCCGGCAGCGCCGGCCTGACCGCGTACAAGGCGGCGCGCTCGCACCACGACAAGCGCGTGGTGCTGATCGAAGGCGGCCCCTACGGCACTACCTGCGCGCGCGTGGGCTGCATGCCCAGCAAGCTGCTGATTGCTGCGGCCGAAGCGGCCCATGGCATGAGCGCGGCGCCGGCGTTCGGCGTATTCCCCGGCGCGGTGCGCGTCGACGGGCGCGCGGTCATGGCGCGGCTGCGCGCGGAGCGCGACCGCTTCGTCGATTATGTGGTCGCCGGCGTCGACCGCATCGACCCCGCCGACCTGCTGCGCGGCAGCGCGCGCTTCCTCGATGCCGCGCGCCTGCAGGTCGGTGAGCACACCCTCGTGCATGCGCGCAGCGTGGTGATCGCGACCGGCTCCAGCCCGCACGTGCCGCCCAAACTGGGCGCGGCGGGCGAGCTGCTGGTGGTCAACGACGACGTCTTCGCATGGGACGATCTGCCCGAGTCGGTCGCGGTGGTCGGCACCGGCATCATCGGGCTCGAAATCGGGCAGGCGCTGCAGCGGCTGGGCGTGCGCGTGACGCTGTTCGGGCGCGGCGGCAAGGTCGCGCAGCTGGCCGATCCCGCCGTGCTCGCCGCCGCAGTCGGCGCATTCCGGCAAGAGCTCGACCTGCGCCTGGACACGGAATTGCTCGACGTGCGGCGCGACGGCGGGCAGGTGACGATCCGCTCGCGCGGCGCCGACGGCAGCGAGCGCAGCGACTCGTTTTCATTGCTGCTGGCGGCGGCCGGGCGCGTGCCCAATCTGCGCCCGCTGTGCCTCGAGCGCACCGGCATTGCGCTCGACACGCGCGGGTTGCCGCTGTTCGATGCGCATACCATGCAGTGTTGCGACAGCACTATTTTCATCGCCGGCGACGCGGACAACGAAAGGCCGCTGCTGCACGAGGCGATCGACCAGGGGCGCATCGCGGGCGACAACGCGGCGCGCTATCCCGATGTGCGCCCGGGCCTGCGCCGCACGCCGCTGGCCATCGTCTTTACCGACCCGCAGATCGCCAGCGTCGGCCAGGGCTGGCGCAGCCTGCGGCCGGGCAGCTTCGCGGTGGGCTCGGTGTCGTTCGACAACCAGGGCCGCAGCCGGGTGATGCGGCAGAACCGCGGGTTGCTGCGGCTGTACGCCGAGCACGGTTCGGGGCGCCTGCTGGGCGCCGAAATGGCCGGGCCGCGCGCCGAGCACCTGGCGCACCTGCTGGCCTGGGCCTGCCAGAGCGGCATGACGGTCGAGCAGATGCTGCAGATGCCGTTCTACCATCCGGTGATCGAGGAGGGATTGCGCAGCGCGCTGCACGATGCGCAGGACAAGCTGTTGAAGGGTGAGCCGGAAATCGAGCACTGCACCGACTGCACGCCGGGCATGTGA
- a CDS encoding pyridoxamine 5'-phosphate oxidase family protein codes for MDQATRDFVQRIIEHARDLTLATIRPDGYPQATTVSYANDGLTIYIGIGKNSQKANNIRHCNKVSLTINEDYEDWNQIKGVSMGATAEILTDSEEIKRATECMLKRYPHISEWAQSDAASDIVLLKITPQVISVLNYEKGFGHTDLVTAP; via the coding sequence ATGGACCAGGCAACAAGGGATTTCGTACAACGCATCATCGAGCACGCCAGGGATTTGACCCTGGCAACAATCCGGCCGGATGGATACCCGCAGGCCACCACGGTCAGCTACGCCAACGACGGATTGACCATCTACATCGGCATCGGCAAGAACAGCCAGAAGGCGAACAACATCCGCCATTGCAACAAGGTGTCGCTCACGATCAATGAGGACTACGAGGACTGGAACCAGATCAAGGGCGTGTCGATGGGCGCAACCGCCGAGATCCTGACCGATTCCGAAGAAATCAAACGTGCGACCGAGTGCATGCTCAAGCGCTACCCGCACATCTCCGAATGGGCACAGTCCGACGCCGCTTCCGATATCGTCCTGTTGAAGATCACGCCGCAGGTGATCTCGGTGCTCAATTATGAAAAAGGGTTCGGCCACACTGATCTGGTGACGGCGCCGTGA